The DNA region ACCACAAGGGCATGCCGACGCTGACCGGCGACGAGCGCCCGGACTTCCTGCGCCGCCAGGTGCTGACCTCGCGCAACGTCCGCGGCGGCCCGCTGGTCGACGTCGTCCTCGGCGGGCTCAACTACCAGGTCGAGCACCACCTGTTCCCGAGCATGCCCACCCCCCACCTGCGCCGCGCCCAGCCGATCGTCAAGGCGCACTGCGCGCGGCTGGGCATCGCGTACACCGAGTCCGGCCTGCTCGCCTCCTACGCCGAGGCACTGCGCCATCTGCACCGGGTCGGGGCTCCGCTGCGCGTGCCCCGGGCCGCGCCGACCCTGTCGTGATCCTCCGCCGGCCGCGGGCGGGTACGCGTACCCGCCCGCGGCACATCACGACGAAGCCCGCTGTCGCCCGCGCCGGAACCGTGAGACCGTGGCTGTCCGGCTCCCCTCTCTCCCCTTGTCGAGGCCTGATGCGCGTCACCATCGCCCGCCGCCACTTCTACTTCCACCCGTCCGAAGTGGAGCAGGCGATGAACGGGGTGGCTCCCGAGCCCGTCGTCGCCGGCGCGTCCGTCGACATCGGCGGGGTCCGCTACCCCGTGATGCAGGTCGGCTCGGTGATCACCCGCCAGGACCGGCGCGACTTCAGCGCCGGCGAGGTGCACCGCGCGATGAAGGCGCTGGGCTTCACCTGTCACGTCACCTCCGGCTGATCCCGGCGCGCGGGGGGCGTACGCGCGTCACAGGCGCGGGCGCAGCAGCGTCGAGGGCTGCGGCAGCCGGGGCGGCGGGCGCAGCGTCGGCGTGCCCGGCGGCGGCGCGGCGCCGGCCAGCAGGAAGGACCAGTCCGCGGGCGCGGTGCACACCCGGCCCGGCGGGCGGTACGCGGCCGCGCGCACCCCGGCCGCGCGCAGCGTCGCAGCGACCGTCCACCGCCCCGCGTCGTCGCTGTGGACGGCGATCCGGCCGCCGGGGGCCAGCGCCCGGGCGGCCAGCCCGTAGAACTCCTGCGAGTACAGCTTCGCGGAGTCCGAGCCGTCCGGCTCCGGCAGGTCCGCCAGGACCACGTCGTAGCCGCCGGCCGCGGCGGACGCGCTGCGGTCGCGGGCCCGGCCGCGCAGCCAGTCGAACGGGTCCGCGGCCACCGCGCGCACCCGCGGGTCGGCGAACGCGTGGCCGTTCAGCCCGGTCAGCCCGGGGTCGGTGCGGCCCAGCCGCAACAGCGCGGCGTCCGGCTCGACGACGGTCACCGCGCGCACCCCGGGGTGCCGGAGCACCGCGCCGAGGGCCACGCCGTCGCCGCCGCCGAGCACCAGGACGCGGCGGGCCGCCCCGGTCTCCAGCGCCGGATCGGCCAGGCCCCTGCCGTACGCCTCGGCGTCCGCGCCGCACAGCCGCAGCCGGCGGTCGGCGTAGAGCCGTAACGCGATCGATCCCGAGCACAGCGCGGGGCAGGACCCGGTGAGCACCAGCTCCCGGCCGCCGCTCTGCTCGGCGACGCGCACCTCGCCGCCGTAGACCGCGCGGCGCGCCGCCCGTTCGTACGGCCCGGCGGCGGCGGCCGCGCAGGCGAGGACGGCGAGCACCGCGACGTTCCCGGTCAGCAGCCAGGCGCGGGCGCGGCGCGGCACGTCGGCGCGGAACAGCCAGAGCACCACCGCGCCGCCGGCCACCGCGTTGACCACGCCGGTGGCGAGCGCGCCGGTGAGCTGCCCGAACCGCGGCAGCAGCAGGAACGGGAAGGCCAGGCCGCCGACCAGCGCCCCCACGTAGTCCGCGGCGAACAGGTCGGCGACCGCGCCGCCCGCGTCCTGCCGTCTGATCCGCTGCACCAGCGTCATGAGCAGCGGCACCTCCGCGCCGATCAGCACGCCGATGGCGAAGGCGCACACCACGACGGCGGCGCGGGCCTGCCCGAACCACGCGAAGAAGCCGTAGAGCGCCATCACCGACAGGCCGCCGACCAGCGCGAGCACCGACTCAACGGCGGCGAAGGCCGCCGCGGCGCGCAGCCGCAGCCGCTTGGCGAGCAGCGAGCCGCAGCCCATCGCGAAGACCATCACCGACAGCACGACGGACGCCTGCGTGACCGAGTCGCCGATCAGGTAGGAGGCGAGCGCCACCAGCTCCAGTTCGTAGACCAGGCCGCAGGCCGCGCAGACGAACACGGCGGCCAGCACCAGCGCGCGGGCCGGGCCCGGGGGCAGCGGCAGGCGCGCCCCGAGGGGCGGCGGCGGTGCGGCCCTGGTACGGCCGTGCTGGTCGATCATGCTGTGCACGCTATGTCAGGGGTTCGGCGCGGAAGGTCACTCACGCGGGTGGGATCGGCGGACGGGGGTTGACGCGGGCGGTGAGCGCGCCGGTGGGACGCGGGCGCGCCGGTGCGGCGCGGGGCGCCTCGGCGGGACGCGTGGCGGTGGCTCAGCGGATGCCGCTGACCCGGGTCCTGGTCGCGACCAGCCGTCCCTCCTGCGGGTAGGCGTGCCAGGTCCACCACTGCACGCCGCCCTGCGCGCAGCGCACGAGCAGCGCGGTGAAGGCGTTCTCGTCGCCGGGGAAGGTGCCGGCGAGGCCGTGCGGATGGTCGGCGACCAGCGCGAGCAACTCCTGCGCCCGGCCGGCGAACCGGCCCTGTGAAAGCTTCTCGATGCGGGCCGCGAACTCGTAGTCCCACGGCCCGATCCGCTTGGACACCCCGAAGGGCAGCGGCGCCTGGCTGCCGGGCAGGCAGGCCACGGTCTCCGAGCAGGACCCGGAGTCCGCGCCGACCAGCACCTGGTGGGACGCGCCGAGCAGCCTTAACTCGACCTCGGCGCGCAGTCCTTGGGCGTCGTCGACCGCGACGCCGAGCACGGCGAGCGCGGGCAGCGGCTCTTTGCCGAGGGCCCATGCGAGGTCTCCCGCACGGGTGTCGGTGTAGGTGGTCTGAAGGGTGGTGAGCATGGGTCGGCTCCGCAGGCGCACAGGAGATCAGGCATGCGGTGGGCCGCGCGACGCTCACACGATCGCGTCGCGCCGGCCGCGCGCATGCGGTGGATCTGGCACGGTGGAGGTGCGGGTCGGTTTCCGGCCAGGACGGCGCGGCGGCCCGCACCCACGTGAGTCCGCGGACCCCAGGGGCATGTCGGCGTGTCCACGGGTGTCCGATGCCTACGCAACCACGAAACCGGCTGCTGTCTCAGCCTTTTTACTGTTCTGTGCGAACTTTCCATCCTTGGGAGCGCTTGTGGGCTCAGGTGTTCACAGCCGTACGCCTCCGGTGCGCGCGTGACGGCCGAGAACGGCCGAGAACGGCCGAGAACGGCCGGAAAGCGGCGGTCCCGGGCGCGCACCGGGCCGCGGACGGCCGCGCGTACCCGAGCGCGGCCGCGCATGCGCGAGGATGGCGCGTGGACGACCGACGGATCGGCGGACGGATGCGCGGACGCGTCGGCGGACGGCACGGCACCCGGGGTGAGGACGGTGGAGAGATGAGCGGCAGGCCGCTGCTGAACCGCAGGCTGGACGGGCTCGGGACGACGATCTTCGCGGAGATGTCCGCGCTGGCGGCGGCCACCGGCGCGATCAACCTCGGCCAGGGCTTCCCGGACACGGACGGCCCGGAGGCGATCCGGGAGGCAGCCGTGCGCGCGCTCCGGGACGGTCGCGGTAACCAGTACCCGCCGGGGCCGGGCGTACCGGAGCTGCGCCACGCGATCGCGGACCACCAACGCCGCTTCTACGGGCAGGACGTCGACCCCGACGCCGAGGTCCTCGTCACCGCGGGCGCCACCGAGGCCATCGCCGCGGCCATGCTCGCGCTGCTCGAACCCGGCGACGAGGTCATCGCGTTCGAGCCCTTCTACGACTCCTACGCGGCGTGCGTCGCGATGGCCGGCGGCGTCCGCGTCCCGCTGACGCTGCACGCCCCCGACTTCCGCCCCGACCTCGACGCGCTACGGGCGGCCGTCACCCCGCGCACCCGCCTGCTCCTGCTGAACAGCCCGCACAACCCGACCGGCACGGTCCTCACCCGCGCCGAGGCGACCGCGATCGCCGAACTGGCCGTCGAACGCGACCTCCTCGTGGTCACCGACGAGGTCTACGAACACCTCGTCTTCGACGGCGAGCACATCCCGCTGTCCACCCTCCCCGGCATGCGCAACCGCACGGTCGCCATCTCCTCGGCGGGCAAGACCTTCTCCTTCACAGGCTGGAAGGTCGGCTGGATCACGTCGACGCCGGAGCTGGTCGCCGCGGTCCGCACCGCCAAGCAGTTCCTCACCTACGTCGCCTCGGGCCCCTTCCAGTACGCCGTCGCCGAGGCCCTCGCGCTGCCCGACGCGTACTACACCGGCGTCCGCGACGACCTCCGCGCCAAGCGCGACCTGCTCGCCGACGGCCTCACCGACGCCGGCTTCGAGGTCCACCGCCCCCAGGGCACGTACTTCATCACCACCGACATCGCCCCCCTCGGCGAGAAAGACGCCCTCGCCTTCTGCCGCGCCCTCCCCACCCGCTGCGGCGTGGTCGCCGTCCCCAACTCCGTCTTCTACGACCACCCCACCGCCGGCCGCACCCAGGTCCGCTTCGCCTTCTGCAAACGCGAGGAAGTCCTGCGCACCGCCGCCGACCGTTTGCGCGAGGCATTCACCGGCTGAGCCCCCCGTCAGGCTCTCAGCTTCCCGAGCGGCGGCCCGCCTGTGGCTCTACCGGAAGCCTCATGCACCCGTGGTGGTACATGGACTAGTATTGGTACATGTCCATGAAGCGCACGAACGTCTACGCCGATCCCGAGGATCTCGCGATCATCAAAGAAGCGGCTGCCAGGCAAGGCATCAGTGAGGCCGAGATCATCCGCCAGGGAATCCACCTTGCCGCCATGGCGAACCGGGTCTGGGACGAGCCCCTGTTCTCCCGCACCTTCGAAGGCTCCGGCCGTACCCCGTCCAAGGAGGACGTGCGAAACGCGGTGGCTGATGCCGTCCGACAGGAAAGCGGCTCCGAGGCAGCCTCGTGATTGTCGTCATCGCCGACACATCGGGCCTACTGGCCGCGCTCGACTCCGCGCACCCGGAGCACGGGGGTGCCAACGAGGCGCTCATGACCGCCGGCCTCCTTGTCATGTCGCCGCTGCTGCTCGCCGAGATCGACCATGTCGCCACCCGTGAACTGGGACGGGAAGCCGCGGTCAGCGCGATCGACGACATCCGCCGCTGGATGCGTGTAAGCCGGATCGTCGTGCCCGAGATCACCGAGGTCCACCTCGCGACGGCCCAGTCCGTGAGGGCCAGGTACCGTGCGCTCAACCTCGATCTCGCCGACGCGGTGAACGTCGCCCTCGCGTCCGACTACGACACGGACGCGGTCCTCACTCTCGACCGCCGCGACTTCCGCGCCGTGCGCCCTCTGGGCCGCCACAAGGTTTTCCGTGTCCTGCCCGACGACCTCCCGCTCTGAGCCCGCTCGCGGCGCGGCCGACAGTGCCTTTGCGCGGCGAGCCGGCGGATGGGTGGGTGAACGAGGAGTGGCCTGGGTCACGTCGACGCCGGAGCTGGTCGCCGCG from Actinacidiphila sp. DG2A-62 includes:
- a CDS encoding SCO5918 family protein — encoded protein: MRVTIARRHFYFHPSEVEQAMNGVAPEPVVAGASVDIGGVRYPVMQVGSVITRQDRRDFSAGEVHRAMKALGFTCHVTSG
- a CDS encoding polyamine aminopropyltransferase; amino-acid sequence: MIDQHGRTRAAPPPPLGARLPLPPGPARALVLAAVFVCAACGLVYELELVALASYLIGDSVTQASVVLSVMVFAMGCGSLLAKRLRLRAAAAFAAVESVLALVGGLSVMALYGFFAWFGQARAAVVVCAFAIGVLIGAEVPLLMTLVQRIRRQDAGGAVADLFAADYVGALVGGLAFPFLLLPRFGQLTGALATGVVNAVAGGAVVLWLFRADVPRRARAWLLTGNVAVLAVLACAAAAAGPYERAARRAVYGGEVRVAEQSGGRELVLTGSCPALCSGSIALRLYADRRLRLCGADAEAYGRGLADPALETGAARRVLVLGGGDGVALGAVLRHPGVRAVTVVEPDAALLRLGRTDPGLTGLNGHAFADPRVRAVAADPFDWLRGRARDRSASAAAGGYDVVLADLPEPDGSDSAKLYSQEFYGLAARALAPGGRIAVHSDDAGRWTVAATLRAAGVRAAAYRPPGRVCTAPADWSFLLAGAAPPPGTPTLRPPPRLPQPSTLLRPRL
- a CDS encoding DUF2617 family protein, whose amino-acid sequence is MLTTLQTTYTDTRAGDLAWALGKEPLPALAVLGVAVDDAQGLRAEVELRLLGASHQVLVGADSGSCSETVACLPGSQAPLPFGVSKRIGPWDYEFAARIEKLSQGRFAGRAQELLALVADHPHGLAGTFPGDENAFTALLVRCAQGGVQWWTWHAYPQEGRLVATRTRVSGIR
- a CDS encoding pyridoxal phosphate-dependent aminotransferase, with the translated sequence MSGRPLLNRRLDGLGTTIFAEMSALAAATGAINLGQGFPDTDGPEAIREAAVRALRDGRGNQYPPGPGVPELRHAIADHQRRFYGQDVDPDAEVLVTAGATEAIAAAMLALLEPGDEVIAFEPFYDSYAACVAMAGGVRVPLTLHAPDFRPDLDALRAAVTPRTRLLLLNSPHNPTGTVLTRAEATAIAELAVERDLLVVTDEVYEHLVFDGEHIPLSTLPGMRNRTVAISSAGKTFSFTGWKVGWITSTPELVAAVRTAKQFLTYVASGPFQYAVAEALALPDAYYTGVRDDLRAKRDLLADGLTDAGFEVHRPQGTYFITTDIAPLGEKDALAFCRALPTRCGVVAVPNSVFYDHPTAGRTQVRFAFCKREEVLRTAADRLREAFTG
- a CDS encoding CopG family transcriptional regulator, which translates into the protein MSMKRTNVYADPEDLAIIKEAAARQGISEAEIIRQGIHLAAMANRVWDEPLFSRTFEGSGRTPSKEDVRNAVADAVRQESGSEAAS
- a CDS encoding PIN domain-containing protein, which gives rise to MIVVIADTSGLLAALDSAHPEHGGANEALMTAGLLVMSPLLLAEIDHVATRELGREAAVSAIDDIRRWMRVSRIVVPEITEVHLATAQSVRARYRALNLDLADAVNVALASDYDTDAVLTLDRRDFRAVRPLGRHKVFRVLPDDLPL